In Lineus longissimus chromosome 5, tnLinLong1.2, whole genome shotgun sequence, the genomic stretch atgaaattatgaaaatttgGTCGACTTTTATTTAAAACGACGCAAGCTGCATAAACACTATGTATATCAGGGTGGCCTGTACTTACATGCTTCCATTCATGAAGATAGGGCAAATAGACTCGCCCATTCGAGTCAACATGTTTGCCAGGCTTGATTTGCATGGTACTGGTTGGTTTGACAAAGGCCATTGGTGGATTGTAAGGCTGAGTCTCCAGCAGCCACACACATATTGGGATATTGTAAATATTCCCTAAAGAAAGAGCAGAAAGATTTAACGACAAGCCCAAGACTCTTATGCCTGGGAGGTTTGGGATGATTTGGACGGCACAGACAGTTGCTGCTAGCATCAAACCTGGTgtggtacatgtttttgtaactgGCACAAAATGTATAGGGTGTGGATAGGCAATGTATACTGCATCCCTATGTATTGTTCATTTGATGAAAGACAAAGGACAAAACAATGTAggtttttgaatgttttgctcaaggacacagaggCCAACAGTTGCAACCCTTTAGAGCCAAGAACCTCCTAATTACGAGCACAGCAATTTAACCACTGATCTCCTTTGAAATATTACCTTTGTATGGCACAGGGATGGTCCCCTCCAAACAGATTAGTTCTCTTCTTTGCCCATCATTGAAAactgaaaacagacagaagttgttaattttgaaaaaaaaattattcatgAAATTGAGAGCTTTCCcattcaatttcatttccagcaagacatgcaagaagAACTTACTCATGAGTGGGTTTACTTTCATCAGTTAGTAAAACGTTTTTCTTTCCTCAGCAATTCTAGTTTCATTCATTCTTGAAGATTGGTTTCAAATCGCTTAGGTCTGTAAACTGCAACATGAACTAACAGAATCGTATTGTTCCAATTGTAtacgcatatacatgtactgcgcTACACCAAAATTAAGTAAAAGTTCTGGCAGTTACGCACCAAAAAAGTCCGCCTTTGGGCGAAGATCAGAGTACTGATCAATCAGACTACAGATATCGCGTCTCACAGTATCATAGTGCTTGTACTGAAAAGGAAAGCACAATAATTTTACATTAGATATAAGAATCAATGTCAGTCAAGTTGTATTGCAAATTCTGAGACGTGAGACAGGTGAGAACTTGCGTCACAATCAGCCACCCAGATCAAATCGCTGTGGCAAAAAAACATGGCAGCCGGCCTAGGAATCATCTATCTTTACTGCAGTCTCTCACAGCATCAAAAATAATTGAATGGAATGTTCCTTTCGAAATAAGAGAACAAGCAGTAAGCACTAACTTACTAAGCCGTTGTCCAGAATTATGAATTTCATGTGTCTTACTCTTAGTCTAGCAATGAACTTTACCTTAGGTATCAAGTGGCGAATCTGATTTTCAAAGGAATAAGACATGGTGCATCAAAAATTTCAGTCAGTCAACCTGTGGCATGAacctgaaaaataaacaacCCACAAGtgagtcttcttcttctgcatgcGCCCCTGCTGGTCTTTATTTTGATGAACTGAAACCTTACTGGACGTCATATCATGCATACACCTAAAAGCCAAACGTCCCCGCTATACGGCAGTGAACATTCACATTGCTTAGCTTCTGCAACTGTCAACAGGACCAGGAGAAAACCTTCAACTATCTGAATCAATAaaaaatcatcaacatcatccacATAGACATATTCATTTGTGTAGTTCGAAATGACAAATACTTACAACTTCTAACAGTTCACAGATCCTAAAGCAGACCGAGTGCTGATCAACTCGTTTTGCGTATGATCGTAGTTTATTGATAAAATCGATGAAATTTCAACACTTTTCTGAAGAATGACTTTCGTTTCCGCATTCCAAAGTGCGCATGCGTATCAAAATATTGATGAGTTTATGTGAATAGGTAATAAATTAGTTTCTTAATGATTACTTGCTAATTAACGCATATATGTTTTCAATATTGAGTGAATGtgttaaaattgaaaaatgaacaCAGAAAAATGCGTTAAAACAGCAAAAATACTGCTATATAGAAAAAACCCTCATCGATGTTTAGATGTTTAGAGTCAGTTGTAATACTTCTGgcaaatttcagaaaatgtcaaaattctgAGGATAAGTATCGATTTTAACTGAATCACGGAATCAAGTTGAAGAATTATTGTATATATTGGTAAATTATCTTGTGAAGAGATAACTTTGGTGTGTCTAGATAAGGACCACATCTATGCATGAGGTGTGTAGCTGACATAATTTGCCAAAGgattacaaaatttgaaaagaaaaaagactcATCGCAGTCACACTCTCAGACTCTGACTCCGACACTGTCACTTGTAAAGCCTGTCACTGGTGGTCTCAAAACCTGCAAACCAGTAGGTGAGGCAGGTCAGAAATCGGTCATGCGTGCATTCCTCTTGGCAGACTGCAGCAGCAGCTAAGGACAGGCAAAATGTTGCAAGGTAGGTCATGACTGAGGATCAGACATTGAGACAACACTTCCCCCTGCCAGAATCAACACACATCACTGGTCAGGATTGCCAGTCCTGTGAAAACtaaattcttttttctttttcagcaaGACTGTTCAAGCTTGATGACCTGAGAATGAGATGTCTGCTGCATTTTTCATGGTTGGTATAACCAAACCAAGATGAACTCATCAATTTAATGTTGATATGTTTCATGCGCGAATTTCATGGATTGTTCCTTGTTGGTACTCTGGTGTGGGGGCTGCACAACTAATACCTGGTGGGCATCACAAGAGGAATTGCGACACCTCTATGATTCCCTAAAGTTCTGATATGAGATCAGAAATCAGTTAAGCAGACATTGTAAGGCTAAGGGAGGCCTACTCTCGTTGCCTATTTTGATAGATGTGCCAGCTTATTCTTCCAGAATGGGTAGAGTGTACAAGAAAAAACTGATTCGTATACCAGTAAGCCATTCATGTTCAGTGCATGCCGCTGCAGATTTGGTCACAAAGAAGCCACATTTAACATTCCCTCAACTGAGGTCAATCTATAAGAAACTCGTGAAATTTGTTGTGTTTATCCTAGTGTTTGTGATGCTGCCCGTGGGTTTTGTTTATGTTGCAACATGGGGGCGGACCTTTACACTGTCCCCAGGACTTACTGAACTGTTCAAATTTAACCAACCAAATCATATGAATACTGATCTAAATCGCCTGAAGTGCACAATGTCGGCACAGGAACGTACAGACATGGTCAAACTTCTGAAAGGTATTGATTCAGTTTTGGAAAAACATAGAGTGACGCATTGCCTTTGTTACGGTAGTCTGTGGGGAATGCTTCGAAAGGGTGATGCTATTCCATGGGACCATACTGCTGACTTCTGCCTCCTGGAACGAGACTTAAAACATATAGACAACGATCTGTTTTTCAAGGATTTCCTAGACTTGGATATGATCTTGCACTATGACCCACACTTTGGCCAGTATACAATAGACTTTGGCCATGCGAAAGCTCGATTGGTGCTTTTCAAGGACTGGTCGAATAAACTTGGTTGGCTCATGTACCGTAGAATTGGATCGTGGATTAAATTCTGGAACTGGCAACATGAGACATTTCCTAGGATTCTAATGGAACCGCCTCTTAAGAAGGGAAAATTCATGGGCCTAGACTTGCCGGTGCCAAGAGAAAGTTTTGAGATTCAGAAGTACCTCTACCCCAATAGCTGGTGGGTAGAAATAGTGCCGTTTGAGTGCCAGAATGaccaaaaaaatttcttttaaaACCATGACATTAATTTTTATTATCATGGCTGgccatgttgtacatgtacatgtgcatgaaaTAGTCTGTCAGAGGTCCTGTGTGGTGTTTTCTACTTAAAATATTATATTTGAAAATGGATGTTGAATCTCAAGTGTTTGCATGATACTGGTATATATTAGGCCCACTTCTGCTACTAAATGTATTATCTCCTCTTCCAATGTGTGTATTTGGGGCTTATGAATGGTTTGGTGTTTTCAGATGTCCTTGGGTCAGAATGTATGAGCTGTTGTTAGTGTCAGTCACATTATATCATGGAATGTTTAATTATGATAAATAAATTCGTTTAAACCTTTCATTAATCAACATCAGTTTAGTTAGTCTATCTCTGCAGCCATTCTTGCCTTTGTCTTGTTGATCAGAAGGGGCTCTAGATTATGTACAGTTAACTGGAGGAGGCAATCTTCTTTTATTCTTCTTATCCACACAACAGGGGTTTGTTTGAGACTGTTGTGTGTTTTAAATTACCCCCATCTTGCCCCTCCTTCCCTGTCCAATTCTTGGAGACACCAAGACAATCATGTGATGAGAGGTGAGGGATGATAATCATCTGGGTAATTGGACAACTGGCCTATGAGACGAAATTGGTAGCTTCTTCGGTTCTGTACACCTGTGTGCAGAGCTGGCCAGAGAAGGGGACATTAATTCTTGATTTCCTAAGGATGACAATTGGCGggactacccccccccccgcaaagTGGGAAGGACTAAAAACTCGGGCACCAATTCGGCAACGAAGACAGTCTTGATCGCGGAGAGGTTAGCGGTAAGAGGAGAACGGAGCGATATGCGTTTGCGACAACAATGACACGTGCTTCCGGTTTTTCTGATGCAAACTTCAGAAATTTGCAGTGAGATATTATTACAGATTTTTTCGATATCTGAGGTAACTTTGCTTTAAAGACGTATACATACGCAATCATTTATACTATCCTAACATTACAAGGGGACATCTGTGGGGAGATCGTTTAGAGGTTAGTTGTATGTCGGAATTCGAAAGTACACAGGTCGGGGACTACCAGTCTACAGGGTGTGTCCCAAAAAAGGTTTAGGTCTCTATTTCATGGGTTGAAGAAAGCCCCAGCAACCAGCTGCAAACTGAGGACTGAGTGGTCACATACCATTGACTTGTTCTTTGTTGTGTCTATGGTGTTTTTTTTGCTCTGTAGTCTGTGTTTGAGGGGGGGGGCAAGAAATCTGCTGACTAGAGCTAGAGCCCAGACTGCCCTAGAGGTTAAGAGGCGCTTGGACAGAAGACGTTTACGTTACCCGCCTACCGTCACCGTATGGATTCTTTCTCCTCTTCTACCTTTTAACTCCTTGATTCTAGGTCCTATTTTCAAATATCCTATCATCTTTTTTTTATTCTTATATTTTCAGATACAATGGCCGAGAATGGAAAAACCCAGCCTGTCACTCCCGAGGAGAAGTTGCAGCTAATAAAAAGAAACCTTCAGGTATGTCTACTGGTAGGATtgccaaaaaaattttagagATCCTaaagttttcctttttttggcaaataatgaaaacaaataaGCGAAAAAAAATTGGCAGTTTACGGccactttcattttcaaatttcctcATGTTCCAGGAAATCATTGGTGAAGATCGCCTTCTTGAGGCCTTGAAGACACAGGATGTGAAGGTTTACTGGGGAACAGCAACAACAGGCAAGCCTCATGTGGCCTATTTTGTGCCTATGTCCAAAGTAGCTGACTTTCTAAAAGCTGGCTGTGAGGTAAGATTTGGCCTTTTGTGGTGGTGAGTCTTAACTGCTGAAGTGACTCGTATACAATATCATTCTCCTGATTTCTCATGGAACTGGTCAGGTTTATTTTTAGGGGTAAGATGTATTCCAAAACCAAGGAAGCAATGCTATTTCATGCTTCATTTGACTGGCAGACAAACTTGGAAGATAAAGTCATGGCAGTCTTGTTTAGCTGTCTGCTGGAAAAAGGTGGAAAATTTGCTTGTCATTCCCGGATTCTCCAGAGATCTTTATTCAggaaaatttggcaaaaaatgtCTCAATGAAGTGGAGGTAGGAAAAATGATTTTTGTGTTAGTTTTCAAGCTGCAGTTGTCAATGACGATGCAAGATCAGTGCTGCCCTGGACCAGCAAGGATAGGTTAGATCCAGTCTATCCTTGGTTCTGGTCAAGTCAGTAGGCATGAAGGGACAATGAAAAAGTTAACCATAGAAATCTACTCTTTCTTAGGTG encodes the following:
- the LOC135488151 gene encoding uncharacterized protein LOC135488151, translating into MGRVYKKKLIRIPVSHSCSVHAAADLVTKKPHLTFPQLRSIYKKLVKFVVFILVFVMLPVGFVYVATWGRTFTLSPGLTELFKFNQPNHMNTDLNRLKCTMSAQERTDMVKLLKGIDSVLEKHRVTHCLCYGSLWGMLRKGDAIPWDHTADFCLLERDLKHIDNDLFFKDFLDLDMILHYDPHFGQYTIDFGHAKARLVLFKDWSNKLGWLMYRRIGSWIKFWNWQHETFPRILMEPPLKKGKFMGLDLPVPRESFEIQKYLYPNSWWVEIVPFECQNDQKNFF